The following are encoded in a window of Mycobacterium decipiens genomic DNA:
- the ag85B gene encoding diacylglycerol acyltransferase/mycolyltransferase Ag85B has translation MTDVSGKIRAWGRRLVVGAAAAAALPGLIGLAGGAATAGAFSRPGLPVEYLQVPSPSMGRSIKVQFQSGGDNAPAVYLLDGLRAQDDYNGWDINTPAFEWYYQSGLSIVMPVGGQSSFYTDWYQPACGKAGCSTYKWETFLTSELPQWLSANKSVKPTGSAAVGISMAGSSAMILAAYHPQQFVYAGSLSALLDPSNGMGPTLIGLAMGDAGGYKAADMWGPSSDPAWQRNDPTVQIPKLVANNTRLWVYCGNGTPSELGGANLPAEFLENFVRGSNLKFQDAYNAAGGHNAVFNFDANGTHSWEYWGAQLNAMKGDLQSSLGAR, from the coding sequence ATGACAGACGTGAGCGGGAAGATACGGGCCTGGGGCCGCCGACTGGTGGTCGGCGCGGCGGCAGCTGCAGCCCTCCCCGGCCTTATCGGACTCGCCGGCGGAGCGGCAACCGCGGGAGCATTCTCCCGGCCGGGTCTGCCAGTGGAGTACCTGCAGGTGCCGTCGCCGTCGATGGGTCGCAGCATCAAGGTTCAGTTCCAGAGCGGCGGGGACAACGCACCCGCGGTGTATCTGCTCGACGGCCTGCGCGCCCAGGACGACTACAACGGCTGGGACATCAACACCCCGGCGTTCGAGTGGTACTACCAGTCGGGCCTGTCGATCGTCATGCCGGTCGGTGGACAGTCCAGCTTCTACACCGACTGGTACCAGCCCGCCTGCGGTAAGGCCGGCTGCTCGACCTACAAGTGGGAAACGTTCCTGACCAGCGAGCTGCCCCAGTGGCTGTCCGCCAACAAGAGCGTGAAGCCCACCGGCAGCGCCGCGGTCGGCATCTCGATGGCCGGCTCGTCGGCCATGATCCTGGCCGCCTACCACCCGCAGCAGTTCGTCTACGCGGGCTCGCTGTCGGCCCTGCTGGACCCCTCCAATGGGATGGGGCCAACGCTGATCGGCCTGGCCATGGGTGACGCCGGTGGTTACAAGGCCGCGGATATGTGGGGGCCCTCGAGTGACCCGGCGTGGCAGCGCAACGACCCGACGGTTCAGATCCCCAAGCTGGTCGCCAACAACACCCGCCTCTGGGTGTACTGCGGCAACGGCACGCCGTCGGAGCTGGGTGGCGCAAACCTGCCAGCGGAGTTCCTGGAGAACTTCGTGCGGGGCAGCAACCTGAAGTTCCAGGACGCCTACAACGCCGCCGGTGGCCACAACGCAGTGTTCAACTTCGACGCCAACGGCACGCACAGTTGGGAGTACTGGGGTGCCCAGCTCAACGCCATGAAGGGTGACCTACAGAGTTCGTTGGGCGCCCGCTGA
- a CDS encoding DUF7159 family protein: MDTVLGLSITPTTVGWVLAEGHGADGTILDRNELELHGGRDVRAVNTAEQLATEVLRAKEVATAGDHRLRVIGVTWNDEASAQAALLLELLTGAGFDNLVPIRMLDAIETLGQAIAPIIGYEQTAVCVLEHEWATVVMIDTHDAETRTAVKRVRGGLSGLTSWLTGMFDRDSWRPAGVVVVGSDSDVSAFAWQLEKVLPVPVFAQTMAQVTVARGAALAAAQSTEFTDARLLADTTSEPAVAPTRSRHYAGAATTLAAAAVTFVASLSLAVGMQLAPHKDPETTSHRAHASTPRIAEAEAPAKPSRTVEPPAPVAAPEPATHQEPPVHLTSGAALAEPNPTEAPAEGEPNASAPQQDRNDRQLILTRVLEHIPGAYGDSPADPAE, from the coding sequence TTGGATACGGTACTTGGGCTATCGATAACGCCGACCACTGTCGGGTGGGTCCTCGCTGAAGGACACGGCGCAGACGGCACCATCCTGGACCGCAACGAGTTGGAGCTACACGGCGGCCGTGACGTGCGGGCCGTAAATACCGCAGAGCAGCTGGCGACGGAAGTTCTGCGCGCCAAAGAGGTGGCAACGGCGGGCGATCATCGTTTGCGCGTCATCGGCGTGACCTGGAACGACGAAGCCTCGGCTCAGGCCGCGCTGCTGCTGGAGTTGCTGACCGGTGCGGGTTTCGACAACCTTGTGCCGATCCGGATGCTCGACGCCATCGAGACGCTGGGGCAGGCCATCGCACCCATCATCGGCTACGAGCAGACCGCGGTGTGCGTTCTCGAACATGAGTGGGCGACCGTCGTGATGATCGATACCCACGACGCGGAGACGCGTACCGCCGTCAAGCGTGTGCGCGGCGGCTTGTCAGGACTGACCTCCTGGCTGACCGGTATGTTCGACCGCGATTCCTGGCGCCCTGCCGGCGTGGTTGTGGTCGGCTCGGACAGCGACGTCAGCGCGTTCGCGTGGCAGCTCGAAAAGGTCTTGCCGGTGCCGGTTTTCGCGCAAACCATGGCGCAAGTGACGGTCGCGCGGGGTGCTGCCCTGGCAGCAGCCCAGAGCACCGAGTTCACCGACGCCCGGCTGCTGGCCGATACCACCAGCGAACCGGCCGTCGCGCCCACGCGATCTCGGCACTACGCCGGGGCCGCGACCACGTTGGCCGCCGCCGCGGTGACCTTCGTGGCTTCGCTGTCCTTGGCGGTGGGCATGCAACTGGCTCCGCATAAAGACCCCGAAACGACAAGCCACCGAGCCCACGCTTCGACGCCACGTATCGCAGAGGCCGAGGCGCCCGCCAAGCCGTCCAGGACGGTCGAGCCACCCGCCCCCGTAGCAGCACCCGAACCCGCAACGCATCAGGAACCGCCCGTGCACCTCACCTCCGGTGCAGCGCTCGCGGAACCGAACCCAACCGAGGCCCCAGCCGAGGGGGAGCCGAACGCTTCTGCGCCGCAACAGGATCGGAATGACCGGCAGCTCATCTTGACAAGAGTGCTGGAACACATACCTGGTGCCTACGGTGACTCGCCGGCAGATCCAGCTGAGTAG